A single window of Montipora capricornis isolate CH-2021 chromosome 14, ASM3666992v2, whole genome shotgun sequence DNA harbors:
- the LOC138032542 gene encoding uncharacterized protein, which produces MFILSREKICSVPVSRVTFVCSVFVFAFTVTTMLHFRSENFSLNYRRLFLERPQPRGGLLPQRRFTHLQPLVDMFANLTQVTPGRSDCMVSTTEFSDLKEPETKQTILLLIIVSTAPSRQERREAIRRTWWTKCHGEVLCKFFTDGPKLTKENKAMLTNEKLASKDIEFQPVVGGRSFGLRYLYQMMWAAVKYNFTYFLRLDDDYFVCLERLKDELPQRPTKMLSWGWFHCDFKNLIYMDEAWTLFTHDVIMRLLSQDPQRILCHPHADQQIPIWINSVFKKGDNLIHFDDRRLYHYPPARTVKKFETLTKVCDSFLGIHGSSPELIQRFWKYSNDHAKKVTVLTDISQTCNKPLVFDISIMGKPYKFELRPCVQNPQWTPGEMMWTGIDSGSKKGSVPCS; this is translated from the exons ATGTTTATACTTTCCAGAGAGAAAATATGCTCAGTTCCAGTGAGTCGCGTTACTTTTGTCTGTTCTgtgtttgtttttgctttcacGGTTACTACGATGTTGCATTTTCGCAGCGAGAACTTTTCTTTGAACTACAGGAGGTTATTCCTCGAAAGGCCGCAACCACGAGGTGGCCTCCTGCCACAACGAAGATTCACACACCTTCAACCACTTGTGGACATGTTCGCTAACTTGACGCAGGTAACACCCGGTAGAAGTGATTGTATGGTTTCAACAACGGAATTCAGTGATTTGAAAGAGCCCGAGACGAAACAAACCATCCTCCTTCTTATTATTGTATCTACGGCGCCTTCAAGACAAGAAAGGAGAGAAGCAATAAGGCGGACATGGTGGACGAAATGTCACGGAGAG GTGCTGTGCAAGTTTTTCACTGACGGCCCTAAACTCACCAAAGAGAATAAGGCGATGCTTACCAATGAAAAACTCGCTTCCAAAGATATAGAATTTCAACCGGTTGTTGGCGGCCGAAGTTTTGGGCTTCGATATCTCTACCAAATGATGTGGGCTGCGGTCAAGTATAATTTCACGTATTTCCTCCGTCTTGACGATGACTATTTCGTGTGCCTTGAGAGGCTCAAAGATGAGTTGCCCCAGAGGCCTACCAAGATGTTAAGCTGGGGCTGGTTTCACTGTGACTTTAAAAATCTCATTTACATGGACGAGGCTTGGACGTTATTTACTCATGACGTCATTATGCGCCTTTTGTCTCAAGACCCTCAGCGAATCCTTTGTCATCCACACGCTGATCAGCAAATCCCTATTTGGATTAACAGCGTCTTTAAGAAAGGCGACAATTTAATTCATTTTGACGATCGAAGGCTTTATCATTATCCACCAGCGAGGACGGTGAAGAAGTTTGAAACCTTGACCAAGGTATGCGACTCCTTCCTGGGTATTCATGGAAGCTCGCCAGAATTAATACAGAGATTTTGGAAGTACAGTAACGACCACGCGAAGAAAGTCACAGTGTTAACTGATATTTCACAAACATGTAATAAGCCTCTTGTATTTGACATATCTATAATGGGTAAACCCTATAAATTTGAACTCAGACCCTGTGTACAAAATCCACAATGGACCCCCGGAGAAATGATGTGGACAGGGATCGATTCTGGGTCCAAGAAAGGATCTGTTCCATGCTCTTAA